Proteins from one Coffea arabica cultivar ET-39 chromosome 8c, Coffea Arabica ET-39 HiFi, whole genome shotgun sequence genomic window:
- the LOC140013284 gene encoding uncharacterized protein, producing the protein MVWKFNSLSPYWKRKFHEEVDPLLNDVHKKYALLGPSVYLNGNLHWLLQPSGVIAYNIENECFDLSFVKVPGDSMHLDDLGLCNCTKRSPENNAENNAAGPRSCVCTCRFLGECEGRLVYTRVTGDSCFSIWILKDYQSRFWIHNYWIVGQLPGSLFDGRVLAFGQKADFVLLRVKKNIFSYNFRTRELKKFHQILKNYAHEDKCEGLLVPYYLPRDHPPVIPLAVRANSPSLSGEGTRESAWPLGRDSTPSNAPMDRLFYHHAVSHLAEKYKIRAGLASRIPLRVKLYVRVHHNSIDSYKWAVSCYSDLIRLEASLHSGCFSAWTRNHRIILIEALFKF; encoded by the exons ATGGTGTGGAAATTCAACTCTCTCAGCCCCTATTGGAAGAGGAAATTTCACGAAGAAGTTGATCCATTGCTCAATGATGTCCACAAGAAATATGCATTGTTGGGGCCTTCAGTTTACCTCAATGGGAATCTGCATTGGCTGTTGCAGCCTTCTGGGGTGATCGCATATAACATAGAGAACGAGTGCTTTGACCTGTCGTTTGTCAAAGTTCCAGGCGATTCAATGCATCTGGATGACCTTGGGTTGTGCAATTGCACCAAGAGAAGTCCAGAGAATAATGCTGAGAATAATGCTGCAGGCCCTCGATCGTGTGTCTGCACTTGTAGGTTCCTAGGGGAATGTGAAGGCCGGCTGGTATACACTCGAGTGACGGGGGATTCTTGTTTCTCAATTTGGATACTTAAGGATTATCAAAGCCGTTTCTGGATTCATAACTATTGGATTGTTGGACAATTGCCCGGATCTCTTTTTGATGGAAGAGTTTTAGCATTCGGTCAAAAGGCTGATTTTGTGCTTCTCAGGGTGAAAAAGAATATCTTTTCATACAACTTCAGAACAAGAGAACTCAAGAAGTTCCACcaaattttgaagaattatGCTCATGAAGATAAATGTGAAGGATTACTTGTACCTTACTATCTGCCCAGAGATCATCCCCCAGTTATCCCACTTGCTGTCCGAGCAAACAGTCCTTCACTATCAGGAGAAG GTACACGAGAAAGTGCTTGGCCATTGGGCAGGGACTCTACACCCTCAAATGCACCAATGGACCGTTTATTCTATCACCATGCTGTTTCTCATTTGGCAGAGAAGTATAAGATCAGGGCTGGCCTGGCTTCCAGGATTCCATTGCGCGTCAAACTATATGTGAGAGTCCACCATAATAGCATTGATAGTTATAAAT GGGCAGTGTCATGCTACAGTGATTTAATTCGTCTGGAAGCCAGTCTCCATAGTGGGT gTTTCTCAGCTTGGACCAGAAATCATAGAATAATTCTGATAGAGGCACTATTCAAGTTCTga
- the LOC113705460 gene encoding protein neprosin-like translates to MGIKWMFVLMLQITLAVIGRGVLEKSSSSKQNFGPEFAVKCIQSEDGDVIDCIDIYKQPAFKHPALRNHKIQMTPAYDPTMVTKNENETLEPFRNGREKDLHVDATPQLWQRSGNCPEGTIPIRRMPNNSESKETSVDDHLRKKPRIIPDPFMESKNTYLLEINRSLAILHAEGFAYYGGKGDIKVWNPSVELDDEYTTSQVALKSGPRKQYEAIESGWAVNPSVYGDRQTRLFTYWTVDGSVKTGCFDATCPGIVQVSKDIALGAAIYPISNPTGLPSQITIFIFKDPNTGNWWVNYGEKVNIGYWPKELFNFLSYHAVTVQWGGEVYSTRVGTHPHTATQMGSGQYSDWVSGNSGYIKRMRVIESFGALRFPDWVNSYADEFDCYDTFYISESMADPEFYYGGPGRNYRCP, encoded by the exons ATGGGGATCAAATGGATGTTTGTCCTAATGCTGCAAATCACTTTGGCCGTAATAGGCAGGGGAGTTTTAGAGAAGAGCTCCAGCTCAAAGCAGAACTTTGGTCCTGAGTTTGCAGTAAAATGCATTCAG aGTGAAGATGGGGATGTAATCGACTGCATTGACATCTACAAGCAACCTGCTTTCAAGCATCCAGCCCTGAGAAATCACAAAATCCAG ATGACACCAGCTTATGATCCAACAATGgtgacaaaaaatgaaaatgaaactttGGAACCATTTAGAAATGGAAGAGAAAAAGACTTACACGTTGATGCCACGCCACAGCTCTGGCAGAGAAGTGGAAACTGTCCTGAAGGGACTATTCCCATCAGGAGGATGCCAAATAATAGCGAAAGCAAAGAAACTTCAGTTGATGATCATCTAAGAAAGAAACCAAGAATCATCCCTGATCCGTTCATGGAGAGCAAGAATACATACCTTCTAGAAATAAATCGCTCA TTGGCAATATTGCACGCCGAGGGATTTGCATATTATGGAGGCAAAGGAGATATTAAGGTCTGGAATCCTTCTGTTGAACTAGATGATGAGTACACTACTTCTCAGGTTGCTCTCAAAAGTGGCCCTCGAAAGCAGTATGAAGCCATTGAATCAGGGTGGGCG GTGAATCCAAGTGTCTACGGGGACAGACAAACTAGACTCTTTACATATTGGACG GTTGATGGTTCTGTCAAAACTGGTTGCTTTGACGCTACTTGCCCTGGTATTGTACAAGTCAGCAAGGATATAGCACTTGGTGCTGCTATATATCCCATATCAAATCCTACTGGACTTCCATCTCAGATAACTATTTTTATCTTTAAG GATCCAAATACCGGCAACTGGTGGGTAAATTATGGAGAGAAAGTCAATATAGGATATTGGCCTAAGGAACTCTTTAATTTCTTATCTTACCATGCTGTAACTGTTCAATGGGGTGGTGAAGTTTACAGCACCAGAGTTGGAACTCATCCTCATACTGCAACGCAAATGGGCAGCGGACAATACTCCGACTGGGTATCCGGCAACTCGGGCTACATAAAGAGGATGCGTGTTATTGAAAGTTTTGGAGCTCTAAGATTCCCTGATTGGGTCAATTCTTATGCTGATGAGTTCGATTGTTATGACACATTTTATATCAGTGAATCTATGGCAGATCCTGAGTTTTATTATGGAGGGCCTGGTAGAAATTACCGGTGCCCTTAA
- the LOC113706143 gene encoding protein neprosin isoform X2, with amino-acid sequence MGIKLMSILMLQVTLVAISRGVPRNGSSSKQNFGPKFAVKSIQSEDGDVIDCIGIHNQPAFNHPALRNHKIQMRPTYDPIMVTKNEKDTREASDHKGNKDLYITTTAQIWHKSGSCPEGTIPIRRVLRKNKSKGTTVDDHARKKPTISPYQFNDNKNMNLLQANHSLAILHTEGYAYFGAKGDIKVCYPSVELDDEYTTSQVALKSGPYNQYEALESGWAVNPSVYGDRQTRFFTYWTIDASVETGCFDATCPGFVQISKDIALGAAIYPISKPNELPYQITIFIFKDPFTGNWWVNYGDKVYIGYWPGELFDRLSFSAETVQWGGEVYSARVGTSPHTATQMGNGEYADRHAGTIRRMRVVQNSQVIKFPDWVNSYTDEYNCYDARYRWEFLPEPEFYYGGPGRSYMCP; translated from the exons ATGGGGATCAAGTTGATGTCTATCCTAATGCTGCAAGTCACTTTGGTAGCAATAAGCAGAGGGGTCCCAAGGAATGGCTCCAGCTCGAAACAGAATTTTGGTCCCAAGTTTGCAGTGAAAAGCATTCAG AGTGAAGATGGGGATGTAATTGATTGCATTGGCATTCACAACCAACCTGCTTTTAATCATCCTGCGTTGAGAAATCACAAAATCCAG ATGAGACCAACCTATGATCCAATAATGgtgacaaaaaatgaaaaagatacCCGGGAAGCATCTGATCATAAAGGAAACAAAGACTTGTATATTACCACTACAGCACAGATATGGCATAAAAGTGGAAGCTGCCCCGAAGGGACAATTCCCATCAGGAGGGTGCtgaggaaaaacaaaagcaaaggaACTACAGTTGATGATCATGCAAGAAAAAAACCGACTATCTCCCCTTACCAGTTTAACGACAACAAAAATATGAACCTTCTACAAGCGAACCACTCG TTGGCAATACTTCACACTGAGGGATATGCATATTTTGGAGCCAAAGGAGATATTAAGGTCTGTTATCCTTCTGTGGAACTGGATGACGAGTACACTACTTCTCAGGTTGCTCTCAAAAGCGGCCCTTACAACCAGTATGAAGCCTTGGAATCAGGATGGGCG GTGAATCCAAGTGTTTACGGGGACAGACAAACAAGATTTTTTACATATTGGACG ATTGATGCTTCAGTAGAAACTGGTTGCTTTGATGCTACTTGCCCTGGTTTTGTACAAATTAGCAAGGATATAGCACTTGGTGCTGCAATATATCCCATATCAAAGCCTAATGAACTTCCATATCAAATAACTATCTTCATCTTTAAG GACCCATTTACTGGCAACTGGTGGGTTAATTATGGAGACAAGGTTTACATAGGATATTGGCCTGGTGAACTCTTTGACAGGTTATCTTTCAGTGCTGAAACTGTTCAATGGGGCGGCGAAGTTTACAGTGCCAGAGTTGGAACTTCTCCTCACACTGCAACACAAATGGGCAACGGGGAATATGCTGACAGGCATGCAGGAACCATAAGAAGGATGCGCGTTGTTCAGAATTCTCAAGTTATAAAATTCCCAGACTGGGTTAATTCTTATACCGATGAGTATAATTGTTATGATGCACGCTATAGATGGGAATTTTTGCCAGAACCTGAGTTTTATTATGGAGGGCCTGGTAGAAGTTACATGTGCCCTTAG
- the LOC113706143 gene encoding protein neprosin isoform X1 gives MGIKLMSILMLQVTLVAISRGVPRNGSSSKQNFGPKFAVKSIQSEDGDVIDCIGIHNQPAFNHPALRNHKIQMRPTYDPIMVTKNEKDTREASDHKGNKDLYITTTAQIWHKSGSCPEGTIPIRRVLRKNKSKGTTVDDHARKKPTISPYQFNDNKNMNLLQANHSLAILHTEGYAYFGAKGDIKVCYPSVELDDEYTTSQVALKSGPYNQYEALESGWAVSINKQNVNPSVYGDRQTRFFTYWTIDASVETGCFDATCPGFVQISKDIALGAAIYPISKPNELPYQITIFIFKDPFTGNWWVNYGDKVYIGYWPGELFDRLSFSAETVQWGGEVYSARVGTSPHTATQMGNGEYADRHAGTIRRMRVVQNSQVIKFPDWVNSYTDEYNCYDARYRWEFLPEPEFYYGGPGRSYMCP, from the exons ATGGGGATCAAGTTGATGTCTATCCTAATGCTGCAAGTCACTTTGGTAGCAATAAGCAGAGGGGTCCCAAGGAATGGCTCCAGCTCGAAACAGAATTTTGGTCCCAAGTTTGCAGTGAAAAGCATTCAG AGTGAAGATGGGGATGTAATTGATTGCATTGGCATTCACAACCAACCTGCTTTTAATCATCCTGCGTTGAGAAATCACAAAATCCAG ATGAGACCAACCTATGATCCAATAATGgtgacaaaaaatgaaaaagatacCCGGGAAGCATCTGATCATAAAGGAAACAAAGACTTGTATATTACCACTACAGCACAGATATGGCATAAAAGTGGAAGCTGCCCCGAAGGGACAATTCCCATCAGGAGGGTGCtgaggaaaaacaaaagcaaaggaACTACAGTTGATGATCATGCAAGAAAAAAACCGACTATCTCCCCTTACCAGTTTAACGACAACAAAAATATGAACCTTCTACAAGCGAACCACTCG TTGGCAATACTTCACACTGAGGGATATGCATATTTTGGAGCCAAAGGAGATATTAAGGTCTGTTATCCTTCTGTGGAACTGGATGACGAGTACACTACTTCTCAGGTTGCTCTCAAAAGCGGCCCTTACAACCAGTATGAAGCCTTGGAATCAGGATGGGCGGTCAGTATCAACAAACAAAAT GTGAATCCAAGTGTTTACGGGGACAGACAAACAAGATTTTTTACATATTGGACG ATTGATGCTTCAGTAGAAACTGGTTGCTTTGATGCTACTTGCCCTGGTTTTGTACAAATTAGCAAGGATATAGCACTTGGTGCTGCAATATATCCCATATCAAAGCCTAATGAACTTCCATATCAAATAACTATCTTCATCTTTAAG GACCCATTTACTGGCAACTGGTGGGTTAATTATGGAGACAAGGTTTACATAGGATATTGGCCTGGTGAACTCTTTGACAGGTTATCTTTCAGTGCTGAAACTGTTCAATGGGGCGGCGAAGTTTACAGTGCCAGAGTTGGAACTTCTCCTCACACTGCAACACAAATGGGCAACGGGGAATATGCTGACAGGCATGCAGGAACCATAAGAAGGATGCGCGTTGTTCAGAATTCTCAAGTTATAAAATTCCCAGACTGGGTTAATTCTTATACCGATGAGTATAATTGTTATGATGCACGCTATAGATGGGAATTTTTGCCAGAACCTGAGTTTTATTATGGAGGGCCTGGTAGAAGTTACATGTGCCCTTAG